In the genome of Peptostreptococcaceae bacterium, the window AGATTCTCCGAATACCTTGACATTTTTTTCTCCATTCTTGATTCTTCGGCCCAATGTTCCTTCCGCTTGGTATCCTACGAAAATAACGCTGGACTGTGAGCGCCAGAGATGGTGTTTCAGATGATGCTTTATACGGCCGGCAGTTGCCATTCCGCTTGCCGAAATAATTATTTTCGGATCAGTGTTTTTATTCAGAGCTATTGATTCCTCGACAGTTTTAGTGAAGTGAAGATTCTTGAAATCGAGGGGATTGTCTCCGCTCATTATGAAATCTCGGGTTTCCTTATCGAATACCTCGGCATTTTTTCTAAAAATTTCAGTGGCTCGGGTGGCCAGTGGGCTGTCGATGTAAACCGGTATGCGGTTGAATCTTTTTCCTTCTTCCTTGTTGTCGTAATATTTGTTAAGCTCGTAAATTATTTCCTGGGTTCTTCCAACCGCGAATGAAGGGATCACTACTGTACCTCCTCGGTCGGTAGTGTCAAGAATTATTTTAATCAGCTTGTCTATGCGTTGCTCTGGGTGATTATGCAACCTGTTTCCGTATGTGGATTCTATTAGGAGATAATCCGCTTCATCGATGAACTCGGGATCTCTCAGAAGAGGCTTGTTAATCATTCCAAGGTCTCCGGAGAATACAAGTTTTTTCTCATGGCCATTTTCCTTGACCCAAACTTCCACAATTGCGGAGCCGAGAATATGGCCGGCATCCTTGAATCTTACCGTCACCTCGTCGTTAATTAGTATTGTTTGGTCATACAGTACAGGGTAAAGGTATTTTACAGCAACTTCAGCGTCGGCTACTGTGTAGAGTGGCTCAAGCTTAGGCAGACCTGCTCTGGTTCTTTTTCGGTTTTCCCATTCGGTTTCTTTTTCATGAATGTGTCCGCTGTCCTTAAGAAGTATGTCTGCAAGGTCCGAGGTTCCGCGTGTGCAGTATATGCGGCCCTTGAAGCCTTCTTTTACAAGCTTGGGGATTCTGCCGCTGTGATCGATATGTGCATGGCTAAGAATCATAAAATCAATATCTGCAGGGTTGTATGCGAAATCGATAAAGTTTAGAGCTTCGGTTTTTTTGCCACCTTGGAACTGACCGCAATCCAATATGAATTTATATTTTTCTGTTGAGATAAGATAATTGGATCCTGTTACTGTTCCTGAGGCTCCTAGAAAGCTGATATTCAAATTCATCACTCCATTCATTTTATATTGTTTGATATATCCATTATGTTTCAAAAAACGATTGTTGGCAAGCTCGTTGAGGCAAAATTTGCATTTTGAGTTTATAAAAGGTTGTTTAAGAGTATAATTAAATAAGAACAAAAGGAGGCTTAAACATGCA includes:
- a CDS encoding MBL fold metallo-hydrolase, whose product is MNISFLGASGTVTGSNYLISTEKYKFILDCGQFQGGKKTEALNFIDFAYNPADIDFMILSHAHIDHSGRIPKLVKEGFKGRIYCTRGTSDLADILLKDSGHIHEKETEWENRKRTRAGLPKLEPLYTVADAEVAVKYLYPVLYDQTILINDEVTVRFKDAGHILGSAIVEVWVKENGHEKKLVFSGDLGMINKPLLRDPEFIDEADYLLIESTYGNRLHNHPEQRIDKLIKIILDTTDRGGTVVIPSFAVGRTQEIIYELNKYYDNKEEGKRFNRIPVYIDSPLATRATEIFRKNAEVFDKETRDFIMSGDNPLDFKNLHFTKTVEESIALNKNTDPKIIISASGMATAGRIKHHLKHHLWRSQSSVIFVGYQAEGTLGRRIKNGEKNVKVFGES